In the Haloferax marinisediminis genome, GACGAGGCACTTCGTATCTCGGACGACGCGATGGTGGCCTGACGCGGCGGCGTCACCACCGCTCACACCAGGGGTTAGGTATTTTTTACTCCAGAGCTAACGTATGCCATGTCAGGCAGTATCGAAGAGCGCTTGCTGTTCGACGAGACGAACCTCGCGTTGCTCGAACGCATCGAGTCTGACTTCGACGTCAGTCTCGAGACACTCTCGAACGAACTCGGCATCTCCAAATCGACGGTGCACTACCGACTGACGAAACTCCGTGAATCAGGAGTCATTCGGCGAACCGTCGCCGAACTCGACCCCGTCGCATTCGGACTCGACATGGTCATGATAACCGAGGTATCGGTCGCACACGAGAAGGGGTATGCCGACGAAATCGGCGAGCAACTCAAAGCGCTTC is a window encoding:
- a CDS encoding Lrp/AsnC family transcriptional regulator, with amino-acid sequence MSGSIEERLLFDETNLALLERIESDFDVSLETLSNELGISKSTVHYRLTKLRESGVIRRTVAELDPVAFGLDMVMITEVSVAHEKGYADEIGEQLKALPGVQQVYYTMGDADFVVISRLQNRDQMNNLIDEVVSIKGVDETSSRFVMKELTTDTGVFSNLSSAMRAKLLEY